From Candidatus Atelocyanobacterium thalassa isolate ALOHA, a single genomic window includes:
- the rnc gene encoding ribonuclease III, with product MSFLDIRREKQLKNCIQKLGLSSVENVDWEILNLALTHPTFSQKDNYQQLEFVGDSVIRLVAAEILLENYPNELVGEFAAIRSILVSDNTLAEFAEVYGLERYLLMAESVAKDKIGRVSWLADTFEALLGALYLNRQNMSLIRPWLDPLLITKAAEIRADPARQNYKDALQEWSQSQYKLLPKYQVVQHQGSENHHQRFFAEVWVKNNNLGSGYGCSKKVAEQAAAKNAFFSYIHKGNYKYKH from the coding sequence ATGAGTTTTTTAGATATTAGACGTGAAAAGCAGTTAAAAAATTGCATACAAAAACTAGGATTATCTAGTGTTGAAAATGTTGATTGGGAAATACTTAATTTAGCATTAACTCATCCTACATTCTCCCAAAAAGATAATTATCAACAACTAGAATTTGTAGGAGATTCAGTTATAAGATTAGTAGCTGCAGAAATATTATTAGAAAATTATCCTAATGAGCTTGTGGGAGAATTCGCTGCCATAAGATCCATACTAGTTAGCGATAATACTTTAGCAGAATTTGCTGAAGTATATGGATTAGAACGTTATCTTCTGATGGCAGAAAGTGTTGCTAAAGATAAAATTGGCAGGGTATCTTGGCTAGCAGACACTTTTGAAGCATTGTTAGGAGCACTGTATCTTAATAGGCAGAATATGAGTTTAATACGTCCTTGGTTAGATCCCTTGCTTATTACAAAGGCAGCTGAGATAAGAGCTGATCCTGCACGTCAAAACTATAAAGATGCGTTACAAGAATGGAGTCAAAGTCAATATAAATTACTACCAAAATATCAAGTTGTTCAGCATCAAGGAAGTGAAAATCATCATCAAAGATTTTTTGCAGAAGTTTGGGTAAAAAATAATAATTTAGGTTCTGGTTATGGCTGTTCGAAAAAAGTGGCAGAGCAAGCTGCTGCTAAGAATGCCTTTTTTTCCTATATTCATAAAGGGAATTATAAATATAAACATTGA
- the gltB gene encoding glutamate synthase large subunit — protein sequence MNFRSKSNTTYMGPPSTVESRDSCGVGFIADIKKQGSHQLIQKALIALERMEHRGGCNADNDSGDGAGIMVEIPYILLKTWFVENKVTMPPREKLGVGMVFLPQDPYQQRIKRLHVNTVIKASGLIILGWRKVPVNPTVLGIQARENQPHIEQIMVTSSDEISGDELEKKLYIARSYLGKLLEDDFYICSFSCRTIVYKGMVRSSVLGKFYKDLKDLRFISQFVLFHRRFSTNTMPKWPLAQPMRLLGHNGEINTLTGNINSISAREKILKIQNWTSQELSALDPIVNIANSDSYNLDSILELLIRSGHDLLKSMMILVPEAYQNQPDLKNYPQIIDFYEYYSGLQEPWDGPALLVFSDGKAVGTCLDRNGLRPARYSITDNYIIVSSETGVVDLPEESFIEKGKLGPGQSIAVDLKTKKISKNWEIKQRVAEKEPYREWLKKHRKEITPQSFSDTLLIENSEQLLIQQTAFGYTAEDVDMVVIPMAIQGKEPVFCMGDDIPLSILSEKHHLLYDYFKQRFAQVTNPPIDSLRESLVMSLETLLGEKGNLLEPRDIDAKLLKLKTPILNEIELNQIKHSDFNISELSTLFNITLGTNGLNVALDNLCKKAAQVVKEGATIIILSDRFFNTPSISETTSYIPPLLAVGSVHHYLIKQGLRSKTSLIVDTGQCWSTHHYACLFGYGASAVCPYLTLETIRQWWQAPKTQKLINKSKINAIEIQEALRNYRHAVEIGLLKILSKMGVSLLSSYHGAQIFEAIGLDLDVINKAFRGTTSRIGGLNLVELGQETIGIHSQAFPELTEKKLKNFGFINYRPGGEYHMNSQKMAKILHKAVGNHKLKNNEQNQETYNYYEIYQKYLKERPVTVLRDLLEFASDRSSISITEVESVEDIVKRFCTGGMSLGALSREAHETLAIAMNRLGSKSNSGEGGEDPVRFKILSDVDENGHSPTFPHLKGLFNGDTASSAIKQISSGRFGVTPEYLMNAQQLEIKMAQGAKPGEGGQLPGEKASSYIAMLRGSKPGVTLISPPPHHDIYSIEDLAQLIFDLHQINPTAQVAVKLVTEIGIGTISAGVAKANADIIQISGHDGGTGASPLSSIKHAGCPWELGVTEVHRTLIENKLRDRVILRTDGGLKTGWDVVMAGIMGAEQFGFGSIAMIAEGCVMARICHTNNCPVGVATQQEKLRKRFNGIPANVVNFFYFIAEEIRSVLAKIGYQSLQEIIGRSDLLRMRPDSCLSKTQSIDLGCILNLPNTKENRTWLNHQKRKESNSTLDKQLLNDFEFISAIDNHKNIVKNINISNVDRTTGGYIAGLLAKRYGNKGFSGKLELKFTGSAGQSFAAFNLSGMFMYLEGEANDYVGKSMNGGEIIIIPSKKSKFKAEDNIIIGNTCLYGATGGILSVNGRAGERFGVRNSQGKAIIEGAGDHCCEYMTGGVIVVLGSVGRNVGAGMTGGLGYFLDEDDKFPEKINSDSVNIQRICTQEGKVQLKKLIQFHFDRTNSQKAKYILDNWIKYVYRFWQVFPPSESNIPETNQNFSDFH from the coding sequence ATGAATTTCAGGAGTAAATCTAATACAACCTATATGGGACCACCTTCTACTGTTGAGAGTAGGGATTCTTGTGGAGTGGGATTCATTGCAGATATCAAAAAGCAGGGTTCCCATCAGCTAATTCAAAAAGCTTTGATCGCACTGGAAAGGATGGAACATCGGGGTGGCTGTAATGCAGATAATGATTCAGGCGATGGCGCAGGTATTATGGTTGAGATTCCCTATATTTTATTAAAAACTTGGTTTGTTGAAAATAAAGTTACTATGCCTCCCAGAGAAAAATTAGGGGTAGGTATGGTTTTCCTGCCTCAAGATCCTTACCAGCAGAGAATTAAGCGTTTACATGTTAATACCGTAATTAAAGCTTCTGGTTTAATTATATTGGGTTGGCGCAAAGTTCCTGTCAATCCTACTGTTCTGGGTATCCAGGCAAGAGAAAACCAACCTCATATTGAACAAATAATGGTTACATCTTCAGATGAAATATCAGGGGATGAACTGGAAAAAAAACTATATATTGCACGTTCATATTTGGGCAAATTACTAGAAGATGATTTTTATATTTGTTCCTTTAGTTGCCGTACTATCGTATATAAGGGAATGGTACGTAGTTCAGTTCTTGGAAAGTTTTATAAAGATTTAAAAGATCTAAGATTTATTAGTCAATTTGTTTTATTTCATAGACGCTTCAGTACCAACACTATGCCTAAATGGCCTCTGGCACAACCAATGCGTTTGTTAGGACATAATGGTGAAATTAATACTTTAACTGGTAATATTAATTCAATATCTGCTAGAGAGAAAATTCTTAAAATACAAAATTGGACATCTCAAGAATTAAGTGCTTTAGATCCTATTGTTAACATTGCAAATAGTGATTCCTATAATTTGGATAGTATTCTTGAATTATTGATAAGAAGTGGTCATGATTTACTTAAATCAATGATGATATTAGTGCCAGAAGCTTATCAAAATCAACCTGATTTAAAAAATTATCCACAAATTATAGATTTTTATGAGTACTATAGTGGGTTACAAGAACCCTGGGATGGTCCAGCACTGCTGGTTTTTAGTGATGGAAAAGCTGTAGGAACTTGTTTAGATCGTAATGGATTGCGTCCAGCAAGATACTCGATTACTGATAATTATATTATTGTTAGTTCAGAAACTGGTGTAGTGGATTTGCCCGAAGAAAGTTTTATAGAAAAAGGGAAACTAGGTCCTGGGCAAAGTATTGCGGTAGATTTAAAAACGAAAAAAATATCAAAAAATTGGGAAATAAAACAACGTGTAGCTGAAAAAGAACCTTACAGAGAATGGTTGAAAAAACATCGCAAAGAAATTACACCTCAAAGTTTTTCTGATACTTTATTGATAGAAAATTCAGAACAATTATTAATTCAGCAAACAGCTTTTGGTTACACAGCAGAAGATGTTGATATGGTTGTTATCCCTATGGCAATTCAAGGTAAAGAACCTGTCTTTTGCATGGGAGACGATATTCCTTTATCAATATTGTCTGAAAAACATCATCTGCTCTATGATTATTTTAAACAAAGGTTCGCTCAAGTAACTAATCCCCCTATAGACTCTTTACGAGAAAGTTTGGTTATGTCTCTAGAGACGTTATTAGGCGAAAAAGGAAATCTTCTAGAACCTAGAGATATAGATGCTAAGCTTTTAAAGTTAAAAACTCCTATTTTAAATGAAATAGAATTAAATCAAATTAAGCATTCGGATTTTAATATAAGCGAATTATCTACACTATTTAATATTACGTTGGGAACAAATGGACTTAATGTCGCTTTAGATAACTTGTGCAAAAAAGCAGCTCAAGTAGTGAAGGAAGGAGCTACGATTATAATATTAAGTGATCGTTTTTTTAATACTCCTAGCATAAGTGAAACTACGAGCTATATTCCACCTTTGCTAGCAGTAGGAAGTGTTCATCATTATTTAATTAAACAAGGATTACGTTCAAAAACGTCTTTAATTGTTGATACAGGACAATGCTGGAGTACGCATCATTACGCATGTTTGTTTGGCTATGGAGCTTCAGCAGTATGTCCTTACCTTACTTTAGAAACTATAAGACAGTGGTGGCAAGCTCCTAAAACTCAGAAACTAATCAATAAGAGTAAAATAAATGCAATTGAGATTCAAGAAGCATTAAGAAATTATCGTCATGCAGTAGAGATAGGGTTGTTAAAAATTCTTTCAAAAATGGGAGTTTCTTTATTATCTTCTTATCATGGAGCCCAAATTTTTGAGGCTATAGGTCTAGACTTAGATGTTATTAATAAAGCTTTTAGAGGAACTACTAGTCGTATCGGTGGATTAAATTTAGTAGAGCTGGGCCAAGAAACAATTGGAATTCATAGTCAAGCTTTTCCTGAACTAACAGAAAAAAAACTTAAAAATTTTGGTTTTATCAATTATCGTCCAGGAGGAGAGTATCATATGAATTCTCAAAAGATGGCTAAAATTCTCCATAAAGCTGTTGGTAATCATAAACTAAAAAATAATGAACAAAATCAAGAAACTTATAACTACTACGAAATATATCAAAAGTATCTTAAAGAACGTCCTGTAACAGTTTTAAGAGATTTACTTGAGTTTGCTAGTGATCGTTCTTCTATCTCAATTACTGAGGTTGAATCTGTAGAAGATATAGTAAAAAGATTTTGCACAGGAGGTATGTCTTTGGGTGCATTATCGAGAGAAGCTCATGAAACTCTTGCAATTGCCATGAATCGCTTAGGAAGTAAGTCAAATTCAGGAGAGGGAGGGGAAGATCCTGTTCGGTTTAAAATTTTGTCAGATGTAGATGAGAATGGACATTCTCCAACATTTCCACACTTAAAAGGTTTATTTAATGGTGATACTGCAAGTTCAGCAATCAAACAAATCTCGTCGGGAAGATTTGGAGTAACACCAGAATATTTAATGAATGCTCAGCAGCTAGAAATTAAAATGGCTCAAGGTGCAAAGCCAGGAGAAGGAGGACAGTTACCAGGAGAAAAAGCTAGTTCTTATATTGCTATGCTAAGAGGCTCAAAACCTGGTGTCACGCTTATTTCTCCTCCTCCTCATCATGATATATACTCTATTGAAGATTTAGCTCAACTAATTTTTGATCTCCACCAAATTAATCCCACTGCGCAAGTTGCCGTTAAGCTTGTAACAGAAATTGGCATTGGAACTATATCAGCAGGAGTAGCAAAGGCTAATGCTGACATAATACAAATTTCTGGACATGATGGAGGTACTGGGGCATCACCATTGAGCTCTATTAAACATGCAGGATGCCCGTGGGAACTTGGAGTTACTGAAGTACATCGAACACTGATAGAAAATAAACTTCGTGATCGAGTTATTTTACGTACTGATGGTGGTCTTAAAACAGGCTGGGACGTTGTAATGGCAGGAATAATGGGAGCGGAACAGTTTGGATTTGGCTCCATTGCTATGATTGCTGAAGGATGTGTAATGGCACGTATTTGCCATACAAACAATTGTCCTGTTGGAGTTGCAACACAGCAAGAGAAATTACGAAAAAGGTTTAATGGAATTCCTGCGAATGTTGTTAATTTCTTTTATTTTATTGCTGAGGAGATTCGTTCTGTACTTGCCAAAATAGGTTATCAATCATTACAAGAAATTATTGGACGTTCTGATCTCTTAAGAATGCGTCCCGATAGTTGCTTAAGTAAAACTCAATCAATTGATTTAGGATGTATTCTTAATCTCCCTAATACAAAAGAAAATCGTACTTGGCTCAATCATCAAAAAAGAAAAGAAAGTAATTCAACATTAGATAAACAATTGCTTAATGATTTTGAATTTATATCTGCTATTGATAATCACAAAAATATTGTCAAAAATATTAATATCTCTAATGTTGATCGTACTACTGGAGGTTATATAGCAGGATTATTAGCCAAAAGATATGGAAATAAAGGTTTTTCTGGAAAGCTTGAGCTTAAATTTACAGGATCGGCCGGACAAAGTTTTGCTGCCTTTAACTTATCTGGTATGTTTATGTACCTAGAAGGAGAAGCTAATGATTATGTAGGTAAAAGTATGAATGGTGGAGAAATCATAATAATTCCTAGTAAAAAGTCAAAATTTAAAGCAGAAGACAATATTATTATTGGAAATACCTGTCTTTATGGAGCTACTGGAGGAATTCTATCAGTCAACGGTCGTGCTGGAGAAAGGTTTGGCGTTCGAAATTCTCAAGGGAAGGCAATTATAGAAGGAGCTGGAGACCATTGTTGTGAGTACATGACAGGTGGGGTAATAGTAGTTTTAGGTTCAGTTGGTCGTAATGTTGGAGCAGGTATGACAGGAGGCCTTGGTTATTTTCTTGATGAAGATGATAAATTTCCTGAAAAAATTAATTCTGATAGTGTAAATATACAAAGAATTTGTACTCAGGAAGGAAAAGTACAATTAAAAAAATTGATTCAGTTTCATTTTGACAGAACAAATAGTCAAAAAGCTAAATATATTCTCGACAATTGGATAAAATATGTGTATAGGTTTTGGCAAGTTTTTCCACCTTCTGAATCTAATATTCCTGAAACTAACCAAAACTTTTCTGATTTTCACTGA
- a CDS encoding ABC transporter permease: MYETSDAIELNFVDLGWSFGIMAVAIALSNWQKLGLEKQLLLATGRSFLQLLALGYLVSTIFDLNHPIPIVIILGVMLLIATKATQERIDHNGKSFFFMILGSLLVSSLFTLSYVFSLIVHLKVWYSPRYLIPFTGMILGNAMNSAALSGQHLIRSIRQNHREIETYLCLGASPRQAIINYKYESIRISLIPILNQMMVVGVVSLPGMFTGQILGGSDPFNASSYQILILFMIVLTNILTSILVTEGIYRKCFNKNAQLIV, encoded by the coding sequence ATGTATGAAACAAGTGACGCGATAGAATTAAACTTTGTTGATTTAGGCTGGTCTTTCGGTATAATGGCTGTTGCTATAGCTTTATCAAATTGGCAAAAATTAGGATTGGAAAAACAATTACTGCTTGCTACAGGAAGATCTTTTCTTCAGTTACTAGCTTTAGGATATTTAGTTTCTACTATTTTTGATTTAAATCATCCTATACCTATAGTAATTATTCTTGGAGTAATGCTGTTAATTGCTACAAAAGCTACTCAAGAACGTATTGATCATAATGGAAAAAGCTTTTTTTTTATGATTTTAGGTTCTTTGCTGGTCAGTAGCTTGTTTACTCTAAGTTATGTTTTTTCTTTAATTGTTCATCTTAAAGTCTGGTATTCTCCTCGATATCTTATTCCTTTTACTGGAATGATCCTTGGAAATGCTATGAATAGTGCAGCTTTATCTGGTCAACATCTTATTAGGAGTATTAGACAAAATCATCGTGAAATAGAAACATATTTATGTCTCGGAGCCAGTCCTAGACAAGCAATCATCAATTATAAATATGAATCCATACGTATCAGTTTGATTCCTATTTTAAACCAGATGATGGTAGTAGGGGTTGTAAGCTTACCTGGGATGTTTACTGGACAAATCTTAGGAGGTTCTGATCCTTTTAATGCCTCTTCTTATCAGATCTTAATTCTTTTTATGATTGTTTTAACGAATATATTAACTTCTATCTTAGTGACAGAAGGAATCTACAGGAAGTGTTTTAATAAAAACGCACAACTGATAGTTTAA
- a CDS encoding glycosyltransferase has translation MHNIIILIVCLSIIAWIYLLLFRGKFWLNNEKISRSFDCLDDYPSVCAIVPARNEAAVIATSLKSLLKQNYPGNFSIILVDDQSTDNTKDIAKQSIESYDNSHDLEIISGIPLANKWSGKLWAMKQGIDKANHLKNKPDYFLFTDADIKHHTNNLKELVTKAKKENLALVSLMVKLECKSLWEKLLIPAFIFFFKKLYPFSWVNNYYKKTAAAAGGCILISRFILEEIGGLEVLKETLIDDCSLATFVKKKLKDNKQYADQGIWLGLSEKTVSLRSYDRLEPIWNMVARTAYTQLKHSPLMLIGTLIGLVFIYLIGPISFIYGTVVYDKTLIALGAINWFLMTLAYFPTVLLYKCSPLWALSLPFTTSLYAAMTFDSALKYWKGKGGKWKGRTYS, from the coding sequence ATGCACAATATTATTATTTTAATTGTTTGTCTTTCTATAATTGCATGGATATATTTATTATTATTTAGAGGCAAATTTTGGCTAAATAATGAAAAAATTTCTCGAAGTTTCGATTGTCTTGATGACTATCCTTCTGTTTGTGCCATAGTACCTGCTCGAAATGAGGCTGCAGTTATTGCTACTAGCTTAAAGTCTCTTTTGAAACAAAATTATCCGGGGAATTTTTCTATTATTTTAGTTGATGATCAAAGTACTGATAACACAAAGGATATCGCTAAACAAAGTATAGAAAGTTATGATAATTCTCATGATTTGGAGATTATTTCTGGAATACCTCTTGCAAATAAATGGTCAGGAAAATTATGGGCAATGAAACAAGGAATTGATAAAGCTAACCACCTAAAAAACAAACCAGATTATTTTCTTTTTACTGATGCAGATATTAAACATCACACAAATAATTTAAAAGAACTTGTTACTAAAGCAAAAAAAGAGAATTTAGCTTTAGTTTCTTTAATGGTGAAGCTAGAATGTAAGAGTCTATGGGAAAAACTATTAATTCCTGCATTTATATTTTTCTTCAAAAAACTTTATCCCTTTTCTTGGGTTAATAACTATTATAAAAAAACCGCAGCAGCAGCTGGAGGCTGTATACTAATTAGTCGTTTTATTTTAGAAGAAATTGGTGGTCTTGAAGTGCTCAAAGAAACTTTAATTGATGATTGTTCTTTAGCGACTTTTGTTAAGAAAAAATTGAAAGATAATAAACAATATGCCGATCAAGGAATTTGGTTAGGACTAAGCGAGAAAACGGTTAGTCTACGTTCGTATGATAGGTTAGAACCTATATGGAACATGGTGGCAAGAACTGCTTATACTCAATTAAAGCATTCTCCGCTTATGTTAATAGGAACTTTAATAGGTCTGGTTTTCATATATTTAATAGGACCCATTAGTTTTATATACGGAACAGTAGTTTATGACAAAACACTAATAGCTCTTGGAGCAATTAACTGGTTTTTAATGACTCTTGCTTATTTTCCAACTGTTCTATTATATAAATGCTCACCTTTATGGGCTTTGAGCTTACCATTTACGACTTCTTTATATGCCGCAATGACTTTTGATTCGGCTCTAAAGTATTGGAAAGGAAAAGGTGGAAAATGGAAGGGTAGAACTTATAGCTAA
- the glmS gene encoding glutamine--fructose-6-phosphate transaminase (isomerizing), with translation MCGIIGYIGTQTASEILIGGLERLEYRGYDSAGIATVFEGNMFCTKAKGKLYNLREKIERESNFSKVGIGHTRWATHGKPEEYNAHPHINNKKQIAVVQNGIIENHQELREQLIDDGYTFTSETDTEVIPHLIAKHMSKDTGYNGLLEAVKKAISCLNGSFAIAVICADFPDEIIVARNQAPLIIGFGQGEFVCASDVTAVVPHTNTVLSLENGEIARLTPLGVEVYNFELQRLKKLPRTLDWNLGTVEKQGFRHFMLKEIYEQPSVVRSCLENYLDSSWSIDSIEARSPITLGAAAELCSDVDYIQIVACGTSWNASLVGKHLLEQLAGIPTMVQYASEFRYFPSPMLANTLTIGVTQSGETADTLAALEMEKQRRMGLEFPYNAKILGITNRPESTLTHMVDCIINTHAGVEIGVAATKSFVAQLMGFYFLALELAYRRKTLSLEKIEILIKGLRKLPNQIEIILEKQGEQIQELSHNFCDTQDFIFLGRGINFPIALEGALKLKEISYIHAEGYPAGEMKHGPIALLDAKVPVVAITMPGVAHEKVLSNAQEARARDAHLIGVTSIDNAESRTIFNDLLFVPEIDEILSPIISVIPLQLLAYHIAAKRGLDVDQPRNLAKSVTVE, from the coding sequence ATGTGTGGAATTATTGGATATATTGGTACACAAACAGCATCAGAAATTTTAATCGGTGGATTAGAAAGACTAGAGTATCGAGGTTATGATTCAGCAGGGATTGCAACAGTTTTTGAAGGCAACATGTTTTGTACTAAAGCTAAAGGTAAATTGTACAACCTGCGAGAAAAGATAGAGAGAGAAAGTAACTTTTCTAAAGTTGGTATTGGCCATACTCGTTGGGCTACACATGGAAAACCAGAAGAATATAATGCCCATCCTCATATTAATAATAAAAAGCAAATAGCTGTGGTACAGAATGGTATTATCGAAAATCATCAAGAATTACGAGAACAGTTAATAGATGATGGTTATACATTTACGTCAGAAACTGATACTGAAGTAATACCTCATTTGATAGCTAAGCATATGTCTAAAGACACGGGTTATAATGGCTTGTTAGAAGCAGTTAAAAAAGCCATTAGTTGTCTAAATGGATCTTTTGCAATTGCCGTTATTTGCGCAGATTTTCCTGATGAAATTATAGTAGCGAGAAATCAAGCTCCTTTGATTATTGGTTTTGGGCAAGGAGAGTTTGTATGTGCATCTGATGTAACAGCAGTTGTTCCTCATACTAATACGGTATTATCTCTGGAGAATGGTGAAATTGCTCGTCTTACACCTCTTGGTGTCGAAGTTTATAATTTTGAACTACAGCGTCTCAAGAAGTTACCTCGTACTCTTGACTGGAATCTTGGGACAGTAGAAAAACAAGGTTTTCGACATTTCATGCTTAAAGAAATTTATGAACAACCTTCTGTTGTAAGAAGTTGTTTAGAAAATTATTTAGATTCTAGCTGGAGCATAGATAGTATTGAAGCAAGAAGCCCTATTACATTAGGTGCTGCTGCTGAATTATGTAGTGACGTTGACTATATACAGATTGTAGCTTGTGGTACTAGCTGGAATGCAAGTTTAGTTGGAAAACATTTATTAGAGCAATTAGCAGGAATTCCGACGATGGTGCAGTATGCATCAGAGTTCCGTTACTTTCCATCTCCTATGCTAGCAAATACCTTAACTATTGGAGTAACACAATCAGGTGAGACAGCTGATACTCTAGCTGCGTTAGAGATGGAGAAACAACGTAGAATGGGATTAGAATTTCCCTATAATGCAAAAATCTTAGGTATTACTAATCGTCCTGAAAGTACTTTAACCCACATGGTTGACTGTATAATCAATACCCATGCTGGTGTTGAAATTGGAGTGGCAGCAACTAAAAGCTTTGTAGCTCAGCTAATGGGTTTTTATTTCTTAGCATTAGAATTAGCCTATCGTCGTAAAACATTAAGTTTAGAAAAAATTGAAATACTTATTAAGGGCTTAAGAAAATTACCTAATCAAATCGAAATAATTTTAGAAAAACAAGGAGAACAAATTCAGGAATTATCTCACAATTTTTGTGATACCCAAGATTTTATCTTTCTGGGTCGAGGAATAAATTTCCCGATTGCTTTAGAAGGAGCTTTAAAATTAAAAGAAATTAGTTACATACATGCTGAAGGCTACCCAGCAGGAGAAATGAAGCATGGGCCTATAGCTTTATTAGATGCTAAAGTTCCTGTCGTAGCAATTACGATGCCTGGAGTCGCACATGAAAAAGTTTTATCCAACGCTCAAGAAGCAAGGGCAAGAGATGCACATCTAATAGGTGTTACATCCATTGATAATGCAGAGTCTAGAACTATATTTAATGATTTATTATTTGTACCTGAAATAGATGAAATATTATCGCCTATCATATCAGTAATTCCTTTACAATTATTGGCATATCATATCGCAGCCAAACGCGGTTTAGATGTCGATCAACCTCGAAATTTGGCTAAATCTGTAACTGTTGAGTGA
- the rplS gene encoding 50S ribosomal protein L19 gives MNAQEIIKNIESKYLKSDLPEINVGDSIRVSVRISEGGKERVQPYEGVVIAMRNGGINETITVRKTFQGVGVERVFLLHSPRIANIKIVSRGRVRRAKLYYLRDRVGKATRIRQRFDRPI, from the coding sequence ATGAATGCCCAAGAAATTATTAAAAATATAGAATCCAAATACTTAAAGAGTGATCTTCCTGAGATTAACGTTGGTGATTCTATTCGTGTGAGTGTGCGTATCTCAGAAGGGGGAAAAGAACGAGTTCAGCCTTATGAAGGGGTAGTTATAGCAATGCGAAATGGTGGTATTAATGAAACTATCACTGTTCGTAAAACCTTTCAAGGAGTTGGAGTAGAGAGAGTTTTCCTACTTCATTCCCCACGTATTGCAAATATTAAAATTGTTAGCCGAGGAAGAGTTCGTCGGGCTAAGCTTTACTATCTGCGTGATCGTGTAGGAAAAGCTACTAGAATTCGTCAACGTTTTGACCGTCCTATTTAA
- the cobO gene encoding cob(I)yrinic acid a,c-diamide adenosyltransferase, with protein MISEKKLSTEQYQQKMEQRKKIQEQRLVEASKKKGLIIINTGHGKGKTTAALGMVLRSLGHGFQVAIIQFVKGAWEPAEKSIFKSFGKQIEFYAMGEGFTWETQDRERDIFKAKEAWEKSLSYINNSDYQLILLDEINIALKLGYLESSVVIKALKNKPKNTHVILTGRNALPEIIEIADMVTEMNLIKHPFKEQKIKAQAGIEF; from the coding sequence ATGATAAGTGAAAAAAAACTTTCTACGGAACAGTATCAACAAAAAATGGAACAACGTAAAAAAATTCAGGAACAACGTCTCGTTGAAGCCTCAAAGAAGAAAGGATTAATTATCATTAATACAGGCCATGGTAAAGGCAAAACTACTGCTGCTTTAGGTATGGTATTACGTTCTTTAGGGCATGGATTCCAAGTAGCTATTATTCAATTTGTCAAAGGGGCCTGGGAACCCGCAGAAAAGAGTATATTTAAAAGTTTTGGAAAACAAATTGAGTTCTATGCTATGGGAGAAGGATTTACATGGGAAACTCAAGATAGAGAAAGAGATATTTTTAAAGCCAAAGAAGCATGGGAAAAAAGCTTATCCTATATAAATAATTCAGACTACCAATTAATACTTCTTGATGAAATAAATATTGCTCTAAAGTTAGGTTACTTAGAATCATCAGTTGTTATCAAAGCTCTTAAGAACAAGCCTAAAAACACTCATGTTATTCTAACTGGAAGAAATGCACTCCCTGAAATAATTGAAATTGCTGATATGGTAACAGAAATGAATTTAATAAAACATCCTTTTAAAGAGCAAAAAATTAAAGCCCAAGCAGGAATTGAATTTTAA